The following nucleotide sequence is from Pseudomonadota bacterium.
TTTTTTCTTTAATATATGAAACAGCTCGTCAATTTTTATGTTTTCAGAAACAAAAAAAGGTTTTCTATAAATTTTTTGAGTTATCTTTATCTTTCCGTTTTGTTTTAATGAGTTAATTTTTAAAAGATCTTTTATATAAAGAATTCCAACAATATTTTCAGGACGATTATTATATATAGGTATCCTTAAATACTTGTTTTTTTGAATAGTTTTTATAGCTTTTTCAATTGTAATGTCCTGAGACAAAGAATAAATTTTATTAAGAGGTGTCATAACTTCAAAAGCATGAGTATCACTAAACTCAAAAACATTATGAATAAGATCGCGTTCTGCTTTATTAATTTCACCACTTTCATGACTTTGATCAACTAAAGCTCTGAATTCATCTTCCATAATGGCTGTTGAAACATGCTGTTTTTTAAATCCTATTATTTTTGCAAGTATAATAGAAATATTGTATAAAATAAATTTTATTGGAAAGATTATTTTTGAAAATATATTAAGCGGTATGCTGATAAATGGTGCAAACTTTTCATTATAGGTAATTGCCAGCGTTTTTGGTATTACTTCTGAAAAAATAAGTGTTAACGGTGCCATTACGGCCACCGCAATCCACTCACCGTATTCTAAGGAAATCGATACAAAAAGTGAGGTTGCAATTACCGAAGCTGCTATATTGACCATATCATTTCCAATTAAAATTGTAACAATAAGAGCTCTTGGCCTTGATAGTAGCTTATGTATAATTAATGATTTTTTGTTGTTATTTCTTTTGAGCCGTTCGCGCTGAATCGAAGATAGAGAAAAAAGTGCGGTTTCAGAGCCGGAAAACAACCCTGAAAATATTAGAAGAAGCAAAATGATTACCGAATATAATATTTTTATTTCCAAAGCAGTCCCATTATAAATTATTATTTTTGAATAATAACAATATATACGATATTAATATATTAAGCAATAACAATGCTGTACTTATGGGCCTATAAAAAATCAAAAAGAGATATAAATTTCTAACAATCGGAAGCAATTTGTGAGATAATAGCAAATCTTAACAAAATATATAAAAAAGGAATATTAAAAATATGCAAAAACTGTTTGGTACTGATGGCATAAGAGGTGTTGCAAACAAATATCCAATGACTCCTGAAATGGCTGTTGTTATCGGAAAAGCAGTTGCTTTAAAGTTTAAAAACAAAGACAGGCATTCATTTATTATAATAGGAAGAGATACACGCATATCAGGAAATATGATTGAATATGCTTTGGCATCAGGTATTTGCTCAATGGATGTTGATGTATTGCTTACAGGTATAGTGCCAACCCCTGCAGTTGCTTTTCTGGCATCTTCTTTAAAAGCAAATGCCGGGATAGTTGTTTCGGCTTCTCATAATCCATATTATGATAATGGTATTAAAATATTTAATGGGTCCGGCTATAAGCTTTCTGATGAAACAGAAACAGAAATTGAAAATTTAATAACAAACAATGATTCATTGTCCAAAAATATTCCGATTAAAAATGCAGGTTTGGTAAGTTTACTTAAAGATGCTCAAAAAAATTATATAGAGTTTCTGAAAAATACGATGCCTCTCG
It contains:
- a CDS encoding hemolysin family protein, whose amino-acid sequence is MEIKILYSVIILLLLIFSGLFSGSETALFSLSSIQRERLKRNNNKKSLIIHKLLSRPRALIVTILIGNDMVNIAASVIATSLFVSISLEYGEWIAVAVMAPLTLIFSEVIPKTLAITYNEKFAPFISIPLNIFSKIIFPIKFILYNISIILAKIIGFKKQHVSTAIMEDEFRALVDQSHESGEINKAERDLIHNVFEFSDTHAFEVMTPLNKIYSLSQDITIEKAIKTIQKNKYLRIPIYNNRPENIVGILYIKDLLKINSLKQNGKIKITQKIYRKPFFVSENIKIDELFHILKKKRIHIAICINKQNKVTGLVTMEDLLEELFGEIYDEYDGELN